A single window of uncultured Pseudodesulfovibrio sp. DNA harbors:
- a CDS encoding biopolymer transporter ExbD: protein MVSFEQKKPRPASPDITPLLDVVFILLIFFVVSTVFTAKGMEMELPPAESSKPVSGKSMEIELRTNGDVFCDTKPITLLSLAYKLQSTASQPLALQPAHILLKSAPQARVEQFVRIVDLVRSNGFSNLVIATSTKGEEAEKAEAQQ, encoded by the coding sequence ATGGTTTCCTTTGAGCAGAAAAAACCACGCCCTGCTTCGCCGGACATCACCCCGTTATTGGACGTAGTGTTCATCCTTTTAATATTTTTCGTTGTTTCAACCGTCTTCACGGCAAAAGGCATGGAAATGGAACTTCCGCCAGCCGAATCTTCCAAACCGGTTTCAGGCAAATCCATGGAAATAGAGTTGCGAACCAACGGCGATGTGTTCTGTGACACCAAGCCGATCACCCTGCTCTCCCTCGCCTACAAACTGCAATCCACAGCATCGCAACCGCTGGCGCTACAACCGGCACACATTCTCCTGAAATCAGCCCCGCAAGCCCGGGTGGAACAATTTGTCCGCATTGTGGATTTGGTCCGGTCCAACGGATTCAGCAACCTCGTTATCGCGACCAGCACCAAAGGAGAAGAAGCCGAAAAGGCCGAGGCACAACAATGA